From the genome of Vicia villosa cultivar HV-30 ecotype Madison, WI unplaced genomic scaffold, Vvil1.0 ctg.000901F_1_1, whole genome shotgun sequence, one region includes:
- the LOC131632067 gene encoding probable protein phosphatase 2C 9 codes for MDSFCCFSSAVGGRSSCNSGKGKSSQSPVKYGFSLVKGKANHPMEDYHVAKFVHFKGQELGLFAIYDGHLGDSVPSYLQKYLFSNILKEDDFWNDPFMSISKAYESTDQAILSHSPDLGRGGSTAVTAILINNQKLWVANVGDSRAVLSREGVAVQMTTDHEPNTERGSIENRGGFVSNMPGDVARVNGQLAVSRAFGDKNLKTHLRSDPDIQYADVNQDTELLILASDGLWKVMANQEAVDIAKRIKDPQKAAKQLATEALNRDSKDDISCVVVRFKG; via the exons ATGGATAGTTTCTGTTGCTTCAGCTCT GCGGTTGGAGGGCGTTCTTCATGCAACTCTGGCAAAGGTAAAAGCAGTCAGTCGCCGGTCAAATATGGATTTAGCCTCGTTAAAGGGAAAGCCAACCATCCAATGGAAGACTATCACGTAGCAAAATTTGTCCATTTCAAAGGACAAGAGCTAGGACTTTTTGCTATATACGATGGACACCTCGGAGACAGTGTACCGTCATATCTGCAAAAATATCTCTTTTCTAATATCTTGAAGGAA GACGACTTCTGGAACGATCCATTCATGTCCATTTCTAAAGCTTACGAGTCAACAGATCAGGCAATTCTTTCTCACAGTCCTGATTTGGGGCGAGGAGGATCAACTGCCGTGACTGCAATTCTCATAAATAATCAAAAACTCTGGGTCGCCAATGTTGGAGATTCACGAGCAGTTCTGTCAAGAGAAGGGGTAGCTGTACAGATGACTACCGATCATGAACCTAATACAGAACGTGGCAGCATTGAGAATAGAGGCGGCTTTGTCTCAAACATGCCAG GAGATGTTGCAAGAGTGAACGGGCAGCTTGCAGTTTCTCGAGCATTTGGAGACAAAAACCTCAAAACACACTTGCGATCTGACCCTGACATTCAGTATGCTGATGTTAACCAAGATACCGAGCTTTTGATTCTCGCTAGTGATGGTCTATGGAAG GTAATGGCAAATCAAGAAGCCGTCGATATCGCAAAAAGAATAAAGGATCCACAAAAGGCAGCTAAACAACTAGCTACTGAGGCATTGAACAGAGACAGTAAGGATGATATTTCCTGCGTTGTAGTTCGTTTCAAGGGATGA